One segment of Cydia amplana chromosome 16, ilCydAmpl1.1, whole genome shotgun sequence DNA contains the following:
- the LOC134655285 gene encoding uncharacterized protein LOC134655285: MSSSIAVVTLFFVASVAAKSSFHPLSDEFISHINSKQNSWKAGRNFPLDTPLAYIKGLLGALENPSPTLPIITHDADLIASLPENFDARQKWPNCPSLHDIRDQGSCGSCWAFGAVEAMTDRVCTYSNGTKQFHFSAQDLVSCCPDCGYGCQGGYLDKAWQYWHKVGIVSGGPYHSSQGCRPYEIAPCEHAVDGPRPKCHKSENTPACVNKCEVGYNIEYNQDKHRAKQVHMLRGEDDIKAELYKNGPVEAGFTVYDDFIHYKSGVYSHTSGAWLGGHGIKILGWGVENGQKYWLCANSWNSDWGDKGYFKFLRGENHCNIEAKVGAGEPDLDGLKSRNMSSSIAVVTLCLVASVAAKSSFHPLSDEFISHINSKQNSWKAGRNFPLDTPLAYIKGLLGALENPSPTLPIITHDADLIASLPENFDARQKWPNCPSLHDIRDQGSCGSCWAFGAVEAMTDRVCTYSNGTKQFHFSAQDLVSCCPDCGDGCQGGYSDKAWQYWQEVGIVSGGPYHSSQGCRPYEIAPCEHAVDGPRPKCHEAENTPACVNKCEVGYNIEYNQDKHRAKQVHMLQGEDDIKAELYKNGPVEAGFTVYDDFIHYKSGVYSHASGVKRGGHDIKILGWGVENGQKYWLCANSWNSDWGDEGYFKILRGENHCDIETSVSAGEPDLDGS, from the exons ATGTCGTCTTCGATCGCAGTCGTGACATTATTCTTTGTTGCTTCTGTAGCAGCAAAGAGTTCTTTTCACCCGCTCTCTGACGAATTCATATCTCACATCAACTCGAAACAAAATTCCTGGAAAGCTGGCCGAAACTTCCCATTGGACACTCCTCTTGCTTACATCAAAGGATTACTGGGAGCACTCGAGAATCCATCGCCCACGCTCCCCATTATAACCCACGACGCTGATTTAATAGCCAGTCTACCGGAAAACTTCGATGCTAGACAAAAATGGCCGAATTGCCCGAGTTTGCATGACATCAGAGATCAAGGGTCATGTGGAAGCTGCTGGGCATTTGGAGCTGTCGAGGCCATGACCGACAGAGTCTGCACATATTCGAACGGTACTAAACAGTTCCACTTCTCGGCTCAGGACCTGGTCAGTTGCTGCCCGGATTGTGGATATGGCTGTCAGGGTGGATATTTAGATAAAGCGTGGCAATACTGGCATAAAGTAGGCATTGTATCCGGAGGGCCGTATCATTCGAGTCAGGGCTGCAGGCCTTATGAGATCGCCCCATGCGAGCACGCTGTAGACGGCCCCAGGCCGAAGTGTCATAAATCTGAAAATACTCCGGCCTGCGTGAATAAATGTGAAGTCGGTTACAACATAGAGTATAATCAAGACAAGCACCGTGCCAAGCAAGTTCATATGCTTCGAGGAGAAGATGACATAAAAGCGGAATTATATAAAAACGGCCCTGTCGAAGCTGGTTTTACAGTATACGATGATTTCATTCATTATAAAAGCGGCGTGTATTCACACACATCTGGAGCCTGGCTTGGTGGTCACGGCATTAAAATCTTGGGATGGGGCGTGGAGAACGGCCAGAAGTACTGGCTGTGTGCAAACTCCTGGAACAGTGACTGGGGAGACAAGGGCTACTTCAAGTTCCTGCGAGGTGAGAACCACTGCAATATCGAGGCCAAAGTTGGTGCTGGGGAACCGGACTTAGAtggttt AAAAAGCCGAAACATGTCGTCTTCGATCGCAGTCGTGACATTATGCCTTGTTGCTTCTGTAGCAGCAAAGAGTTCTTTTCACCCGCTCTCTGACGAATTCATATCTCACATCAACTCAAAACAAAATTCCTGGAAAGCTGGCCGAAACTTCCCATTGGACACTCCTCTTGCTTACATCAAAGGATTACTGGGAGCACTCGAGAATCCATCGCCCACGCTCCCCATTATAACCCACGACGCTGATTTAATAGCCAGTCTACCGGAAAATTTCGATGCTAGACAAAAATGGCCGAATTGCCCGAGTTTGCATGACATCAGAGATCAAGGGTCATGTGGAAGCTGCTGGGCATTTGGAGCTGTCGAGGCCATGACCGACAGAGTCTGCACATATTCGAACGGTACTAAACAGTTCCACTTCTCGGCTCAGGACCTGGTCAGTTGCTGCCCGGATTGTGGAGATGGCTGTCAGGGTGGATATTCAGATAAGGCGTGGCAATACTGGCAAGAAGTAGGCATTGTATCCGGAGGGCCGTATCATTCGAGTCAGGGCTGCAGGCCTTATGAGATCGCCCCCTGCGAGCACGCCGTAGACGGCCCCAGGCCGAAGTGTCATGAAGCTGAAAATACTCCGGCCTGCGTGAATAAATGTGAAGTCGGTTACAACATAGAGTATAATCAAGACAAGCACCGTGCCAAGCAAGTGCATATGCTTCAAGGAGAAGATGACATAAAAGCGGAATTATATAAAAACGGCCCTGTCGAAGCTGGTTTTACAGTATACGATGATTTCATTCATTATAAAAGCGGTGTATATTCACACGCATCTGGAGTAAAGCGTGGTGGTCACGACATTAAAATCTTGGGATGGGGCGTGGAGAACGGCCAGAAGTATTGGCTGTGTGCAAACTCCTGGAACAGCGACTGGGGAGACGAGGGCTACTTCAAGATCCTGCGAGGTGAGAACCACTGCGATATCGAGACCAGCGTTAGTGCTGGGGAACCGGACTTAGATGGTtcttaa